The Sphingomonas sp. HF-S4 sequence CTGGCGGCACTCGAAGCGGCGCATCTCGACACCATCACCCTGCTCGGCCGACGCGGCCCGCACCAGATCGCGATGACTCCCAAGGAGCTCGGCGAGCTGGCCGATCTCGCGCGCGGACGGCCCGTGGTCGATCCAAGCGACCTGCCGCCGCCCGAAGACGACACTGCGCTCGATCCCGGCCAGCGCAAGTCGGTCAACCATTTGCGCAAATTTGCGGCGATGGAGGACGGTGGCAATCCGATCCGCATCATCTTCGATTTCTTCGCGATGCCCGTGGCGATCGAAGGCGATGGCAAGGTCGAGCGCGTCGTGGTCGAGCGCACCCGGCTCGACGCTACCGGCCACGCCAGCGGCACGGGCGAGCGCTACGCGATCCCTGCCAGCCTGGTGGTGAGCTGCATCGGCTATCGCACCCCGCCGATCGAGGGCGTGCCCTATGACGAGAATTCGGGCCGCTTCGCCAATGAGGACGGCCGGGTGTTGCCAGGGCTCTATGCCGTCGGCTGGGCGCGGCGCGGGCCGACGGGGACGATCGGCACCAACCGGCCGGACGGGTTCGCAATCGCCGAGAAGATCGCCGCGGACCTGGGCGAAGGCTCGGGCAAGGCGGGGCGTCCCGCGCTCGATGCGCTGCTCGCCGAGCGGGGCGTGGACGTCGTCACTTTCCGCGACTGGCAGAAGATCGACACCGCCGAGATCGCCGCCGCGCGCGATGGATCGCCGCGCGAGAAATTCACTCGGGTCGAGGCGATGCTCGACGCCACCAAGCGCTGAACCGTCGGGGAAAGTCGTCGACCTTGCCGGATGGACTTCGGCGCTGGGACGATGCTGCAATGGTCGGGGCGATAGGATTCGAACCTACGACCCCTGGACCCCGAGACCAGTGCGCTACCAGACTGCGCCACGCCCCGACACATTGCAGGGGGAGGCGCCTACTGCGTGGACGCACCGCTATCAAGCCAAAAAATCGCGAAGATGCCGCTTTATTCTCGGGGAAAAGGACTTGGGTTGCTGATGAAGCGAAGCGGGCGAGAGGTTGCCCCCTCGCCCGCCCGGTCCCCATCCTGAACTGACGCGCCTACTCGTAGCGCAGGGCATGGACCGGATTGGTGCGCGCAACGCGGAAGGCATGCGCGGAGATCGTGGCGATCGCTATCACCAGCGCCAGCCCACCGGCGAGCAGGAACGGCGTCGGCCCAAGGGCGATGCGCGCATCATATTGGTTGAGCCAGTCGCGCATCGCCCACCAGGCGACTGGCCAGGCGATCAGGTTGGCAATGACCACAGGCCGCGTGAACTGCCAGACCAGCAGCCGCACGATATCCCAGGTCCGCGCGCCCAGCACCTTGCGGATGCCGATCTCGCGGGTGCGGCGCTCGGCCGTGAATGCGGCGAGCCCGAACAGTCCCAGGCAGCCGATCACCACCGCGAGCAGCGCGAACACGCCGAAGATCTGCGCGCGGGCGTCGATCCGCTTGTACGTCCGCGCCATGATCGCGTCGGCCTCCTCGGCATCGAACGGCAGCTCGGATCCGAACTTGCGCCACACACCTTCGAGTGCCGTCATCGTCGTAGCGGGATTTCCCTTGTAGCGGACCTCCATCCAAAAGACGCTGTTCGTGTCGTGGAGGAACATGATCGGCTCGATTGGGGTGCGCACGGTGCGGAAGCGCGAATCCGCGACGACGCCGATGATCGTCAGCGTCATTGCCCCTCCATATTCGTCCTTGATTCCGAACTGGAAGGTCTTGCCGATTGCCTCCTGCGGGCTGGCGAAGCCCAGGCGCTTCACGCCGGCTTCGTTGATGACGACATTGCCGCCACGTACGGCAAGCGCGCGCTCGGCCGCCGGATCCTCCGGCACGGGGGTGGTCATGTCGTCGGCGGGCCGATTGCGGTCGTACACGCGCCCCGCGACGGTGCGGATACCCATCGTCGGGAAATAGCCCGCATCGATGCCATAGATGCCGATGCTGATCGGCTCCTCATGACCCGGCACGATGACGGTGGTATTGGACGTATTGCCGGTGTTGACGCCGATGCCGGTGCGACCGACACTCTGGACTCCGGGCAATGCCTGGACCTCGCGGATCAGCGCGTCCTCGCGGCCGCGCAACGGCTTCGAACCGACCCCATAGAGCTGGATCAGCCCCTCCCGATTATAGCCGGGATCGAGCGAGCGAGCGTACATCGACTGGGCGAAGACGACCGCGGTGCACGCCATCAGCCCGATCGACACTGCGAACTGGACCACGACCAGCCCGCTGCGCAGGCGGCCCGATCCTTCGGCCTCCGACGCGGACTTGTTGGCCTTGAGCACCTGCGAGGGTTGGAAGCGCGACAGATAGAAGGCCGGATACGCACCGCCTGCCGCGCCGACCAGCGCGACCAGCAGAATCACCGGCAGCAGCACGCCGTCGGCCCCGAAATACCGGATTCGCAGATCGGCATCGAGGAAAGTGGCGAACCAGGGCAGCACGAGCTCCGCCACGGCGAGCGCGACGACCATCGACAGCGCTGCGAGCAGGATCGATTCAGCGAGGAACTGGCCGATCAGTTGCCCGCGCGTGGCGCCCAGCACCTTCCGAAGCGCCACCTCGCGGGCGCGCTGGCTCGCGCGCGCGGTCGCCAGATTGGTGAAGTTCATGCACGCCATTACCAGGATCAGCACCGCGATCACTGCGAAGGTGGTTATCGAACTCGCTTCGTTCCCCGCGGTCATCGCCGATCCCTGGGCGTGGCCGAGATGGACGTCGCGGACATTGACCAGGGCATAGTCGCGATCGTCGCCAATGTTCGAGCGGCGGCCATTGTCGACTTCGTAGGGAATGTTGGCCTTCTCCCAGGCCAACATCTGCCGGTTGAGGTCGGCGACGTCGACGCCGGGCCGCAGCTTCACATAGACCCAGCCGCCGGTCCAACCCCATTCCGTGAGGAAGCGCGGGTTTCCTCCCTGTTCGTAGAGGCTGGGGAAGTCGGCGCGTAGCAGCAGGTTGAACGCCATGTGCGAGTTCTTGGGAATGTCCTTGAAGATCCCGGTGATGCGATAGTCGGCCTTGACCCCCATCGTTTCGATCGTCAGCGGCTTACCCACGATGTCGGTGGTGCCGAACAGCCGCACCGCCTCGCTCTCGCTCAGCACCGCGCTGCCCGGTCGCACCAGCGCCTGGTGGTTGCCACGCGCCATCGGCAGCGGGACGGTATCGAAGAACGGGCTGTCGACCAGCCGCGCATCGTCTGGCGATACCGCACGGCCGTCCTTGATGACCGTGATCGAGGTTCCACCGCCGAAATAGGTGGCGGACTCGATCTGCGGGAAATGCTTCAGGATCGCCGCCTTGGTGGCATAAGGGACCCCCTGGTTGTCGAAGCGATCCGCCGAGAACTTGCTCTTATAGTAGCTCTGGAACTGGAAGACCCGGTCGTTGGCGGGCAGCCAATCGTCATAGCTGCGCTCGTACCGGACATAGAGCAGGATCA is a genomic window containing:
- a CDS encoding FtsX-like permease family protein gives rise to the protein MWRNYLTVGLRALAKNKVYAFINIFGLAIGLAACLLILLYVRYERSYDDWLPANDRVFQFQSYYKSKFSADRFDNQGVPYATKAAILKHFPQIESATYFGGGTSITVIKDGRAVSPDDARLVDSPFFDTVPLPMARGNHQALVRPGSAVLSESEAVRLFGTTDIVGKPLTIETMGVKADYRITGIFKDIPKNSHMAFNLLLRADFPSLYEQGGNPRFLTEWGWTGGWVYVKLRPGVDVADLNRQMLAWEKANIPYEVDNGRRSNIGDDRDYALVNVRDVHLGHAQGSAMTAGNEASSITTFAVIAVLILVMACMNFTNLATARASQRAREVALRKVLGATRGQLIGQFLAESILLAALSMVVALAVAELVLPWFATFLDADLRIRYFGADGVLLPVILLVALVGAAGGAYPAFYLSRFQPSQVLKANKSASEAEGSGRLRSGLVVVQFAVSIGLMACTAVVFAQSMYARSLDPGYNREGLIQLYGVGSKPLRGREDALIREVQALPGVQSVGRTGIGVNTGNTSNTTVIVPGHEEPISIGIYGIDAGYFPTMGIRTVAGRVYDRNRPADDMTTPVPEDPAAERALAVRGGNVVINEAGVKRLGFASPQEAIGKTFQFGIKDEYGGAMTLTIIGVVADSRFRTVRTPIEPIMFLHDTNSVFWMEVRYKGNPATTMTALEGVWRKFGSELPFDAEEADAIMARTYKRIDARAQIFGVFALLAVVIGCLGLFGLAAFTAERRTREIGIRKVLGARTWDIVRLLVWQFTRPVVIANLIAWPVAWWAMRDWLNQYDARIALGPTPFLLAGGLALVIAIATISAHAFRVARTNPVHALRYE
- a CDS encoding FAD-dependent oxidoreductase is translated as MRHIAVIGSGPAGYYTAEACQKIFGDEVRVDIIDRLPVPFGLIRTGVAPDHQSIKGVSRRYEATALTDNVRFVGHVTIGKDVSIDELRDLYDAVVLATGAPHDRPLDLPGATLPGVVGSAAFVGWYNGHPDYAGLAPPLDGPGAVVIGHGNVALDVARVLAKTGDEFAGSDIVSHALAALEAAHLDTITLLGRRGPHQIAMTPKELGELADLARGRPVVDPSDLPPPEDDTALDPGQRKSVNHLRKFAAMEDGGNPIRIIFDFFAMPVAIEGDGKVERVVVERTRLDATGHASGTGERYAIPASLVVSCIGYRTPPIEGVPYDENSGRFANEDGRVLPGLYAVGWARRGPTGTIGTNRPDGFAIAEKIAADLGEGSGKAGRPALDALLAERGVDVVTFRDWQKIDTAEIAAARDGSPREKFTRVEAMLDATKR